In Leptospirillum ferriphilum, a genomic segment contains:
- a CDS encoding DHHA1 domain-containing protein, producing MDIEYESRKSKPGWLLPSVMDSDVSNLAREIGLDPIWARFLLGRGFHWDSLDESFFHPQPPGEESVGDIRLAQNILWDALDEQAPIAIYADLDVDGITSAVMCSRFLSRRQHPHRVLLVRREEGHGVNPDRILSLPQEGFRVLIVADLGVSNLPLLQEAGRRGLSSIVVDHHLLQEPWPNDMAIVHPQGRSHLTAVGCLYVLLRSLVDHPEEREMAFLAGLAVLSDRAPILHENRYFVQALLDREILDAFPGVRALLRKRVHRKIMINDYSFWVIPSLNAPGRMSDPLPAFHLLMARTSSEAERYSMQVMEMNRRRREAEWSIYEEARRQWDGTPVLFAPDWAPGVMGRIAHRLSEEFDQSVFVATLSPNGGVRGSLRLRGGITLSDILKELEGLPISGGGHPKAGGLGFPVELLETVRKVLGNILKEPSPCPEVQDSSSLEIDAFLPASYRSPSFWEGFGKLVPFGEGFPEPLFGIRNVQIERMESTNSRLVLCHFRWSHGTEKAAFRQTSNLPKPGDRVDLVMTPELVGKGDHVERHFSIRRYRSAG from the coding sequence ATGGATATCGAATACGAAAGTCGGAAGTCGAAGCCTGGATGGCTGCTCCCTTCCGTCATGGATTCGGATGTTTCCAATCTGGCAAGGGAAATTGGCCTGGATCCGATCTGGGCCCGCTTTCTGCTAGGCCGGGGGTTTCACTGGGACTCTCTGGATGAGTCCTTTTTCCATCCGCAGCCACCGGGGGAGGAATCAGTGGGGGATATCCGACTTGCCCAGAACATCCTTTGGGATGCGCTGGATGAGCAGGCCCCCATTGCGATTTATGCGGATCTCGATGTCGACGGCATTACTTCGGCCGTCATGTGTTCGCGATTTCTGTCCCGGAGACAGCACCCGCACCGTGTGCTGCTTGTTCGGCGGGAGGAAGGCCATGGTGTCAATCCCGACCGTATTCTCTCTCTCCCTCAGGAAGGCTTCAGAGTCCTGATCGTAGCCGATCTCGGAGTCTCGAATCTTCCTCTTCTCCAGGAGGCTGGCCGACGAGGCCTTTCCTCCATCGTCGTGGATCACCATCTGCTGCAGGAACCCTGGCCGAACGACATGGCGATTGTCCACCCCCAGGGCAGGTCCCACCTGACAGCTGTCGGTTGCCTCTATGTGCTTCTCCGGTCCCTGGTCGATCATCCGGAAGAACGCGAGATGGCTTTTCTGGCCGGGTTGGCGGTTCTTTCAGACAGGGCTCCCATCCTTCACGAAAACCGATACTTTGTACAGGCTCTGCTCGACCGTGAAATCCTGGATGCCTTTCCGGGGGTTCGGGCCTTGCTCCGGAAACGGGTCCACCGCAAGATCATGATCAACGATTATTCCTTCTGGGTGATTCCCTCCCTGAATGCTCCCGGTCGGATGTCCGATCCGTTGCCGGCATTTCATCTGCTGATGGCCCGGACATCTTCCGAAGCCGAACGGTATTCCATGCAGGTCATGGAAATGAACCGCCGGAGAAGAGAGGCAGAGTGGAGCATATACGAGGAAGCCCGCAGACAATGGGATGGAACCCCTGTCCTCTTTGCTCCGGACTGGGCTCCCGGCGTCATGGGCCGGATCGCCCACCGGTTGAGTGAAGAATTTGATCAGTCCGTCTTTGTCGCCACACTGAGTCCCAACGGAGGAGTTCGTGGTTCTCTGCGTCTCAGGGGTGGAATCACATTGTCCGACATTCTGAAGGAGCTGGAGGGGCTTCCGATCTCCGGGGGAGGACATCCGAAGGCTGGCGGGCTGGGGTTTCCGGTCGAACTTCTGGAAACAGTCCGAAAGGTGCTCGGAAACATTTTGAAGGAACCCTCTCCCTGTCCGGAAGTTCAGGATTCGTCCTCACTGGAAATTGACGCTTTTCTTCCAGCTTCCTACCGGTCGCCGTCCTTCTGGGAGGGGTTTGGAAAGCTTGTTCCGTTTGGCGAGGGATTTCCGGAGCCGCTTTTTGGCATCCGGAACGTTCAGATCGAGCGGATGGAATCGACGAACAGCCGTCTTGTCCTCTGCCATTTCCGCTGGAGTCACGGAACGGAAAAGGCGGCATTCAGACAGACCTCAAATCTGCCCAAGCCGGGAGACAGGGTGGACCTTGTCATGACACCGGAACTTGTCGGAAAGGGAGATCACGTTGAGCGGCATTTCTCCATCCGTCGCTACAGATCCGCAGGATAG
- a CDS encoding RelA/SpoT family protein, with product MSGISPSVATDPQDRSNTTDLSENRDRLSDSVPTIDTLVSEVSVYNNGPEVTERLREAYRLAAEAHKGQYRRSGEAYVDHPLSVALILASMKVDATCLITALLHDTLEDTDLPPELIEEKFGKKVLTLIDGVTKIGKFQYQTSKAEKQAENFRKMLLSMSEDIRVILVKLADRLHNMRTLSSLDASRQCAIAQETLEIYAPLANRLGIGWMKSELEDLSFSVLEPKTFQDLRARVAARRKERKNYINLIVQTAEEALRSNGIPGRVLGRYKHIYSIYRKMTMQEIPFDEIYDLMGIRIITDTKLNCYGILGLLHSIWKPITGRIKDFIAVPKSNMYQSLHTTVIGPEGVPVEFQIRTEEMHRVAEEGIAAHWNYKEKADTLPAEGERKVVAWLRQLVEWQKELPDNREFMDSVKVNLFPDEVYIFTPKGQVKELIHGATAIDFAYSIHTDLGNHIVGSRINGRWAPIKTVLSSGDIVEIMTSPSQTPSKDWLRYVATPRARARIRHWLKEEEDRQSAEIGKKALEAEFRKVHKSLSEFLKPPHLETVLSFSDLPVPTLENVFSRIGFGKVTPQSVLRKLFPLPFDTTPAPSPSDHEVSSSDYPIVVRGGGKDLLLGIARCCSPVPGEEIVGFVTRGRGIMIHSRDCPNLDHLSVQKERFIAATWDSETGSTFEVDLRVLMEDKPGMLAGVSAVISAKGTNITHAEVRQDRRKMAVLNFSLMVRDMTHLQSIMDEIQQFKGVIRVQRIKKATTFSKHESGKEE from the coding sequence TTGAGCGGCATTTCTCCATCCGTCGCTACAGATCCGCAGGATAGGTCCAACACGACCGATCTGTCGGAAAACCGCGACCGTTTGTCGGACAGTGTTCCGACGATTGATACCCTCGTATCGGAGGTCTCTGTCTACAACAACGGGCCGGAGGTCACCGAGCGACTGAGGGAAGCCTACAGGCTGGCGGCAGAAGCTCACAAGGGCCAATATCGCCGTTCGGGGGAAGCCTATGTGGACCATCCTCTAAGCGTGGCTCTGATTCTGGCCAGTATGAAAGTGGACGCGACCTGCCTGATTACCGCACTCCTGCACGATACCCTTGAGGATACAGATCTCCCCCCGGAACTGATCGAGGAAAAGTTCGGGAAAAAAGTTCTGACGCTCATCGATGGTGTGACCAAGATCGGGAAATTTCAGTATCAGACTTCCAAGGCGGAAAAGCAGGCGGAAAATTTTCGCAAAATGCTTCTTTCCATGTCAGAGGACATCCGGGTGATCCTGGTCAAGCTCGCGGACCGGCTGCACAACATGCGGACTCTCTCCTCCCTGGATGCCTCCCGGCAGTGCGCGATTGCCCAGGAAACCCTCGAGATCTACGCTCCTCTTGCAAACCGGCTGGGGATCGGGTGGATGAAGTCGGAACTCGAGGATCTGTCCTTCTCTGTTCTTGAACCGAAGACATTTCAGGACTTGCGCGCGCGCGTTGCAGCCCGAAGGAAAGAGCGGAAAAACTATATCAACCTTATTGTCCAGACCGCGGAGGAAGCCCTTCGTTCGAACGGCATTCCAGGACGTGTTCTGGGGCGATACAAGCATATCTACAGCATTTATCGCAAGATGACGATGCAGGAGATCCCCTTCGACGAAATCTATGATCTGATGGGCATCCGGATCATCACGGACACGAAACTGAACTGCTACGGCATTTTGGGCCTTCTCCACAGCATCTGGAAACCCATCACCGGGCGGATCAAGGACTTTATTGCCGTCCCCAAGTCCAACATGTATCAGTCCCTCCACACCACGGTGATTGGTCCTGAAGGTGTTCCGGTGGAATTTCAGATCCGCACCGAGGAGATGCATCGCGTGGCGGAAGAGGGGATTGCCGCCCATTGGAACTACAAGGAAAAAGCGGACACCTTGCCTGCGGAAGGTGAGCGAAAAGTCGTCGCCTGGCTCCGCCAGCTTGTCGAATGGCAAAAAGAGCTTCCGGACAACCGGGAGTTCATGGACTCGGTCAAAGTCAATCTTTTTCCCGATGAGGTCTATATCTTCACCCCCAAGGGACAGGTCAAGGAACTGATTCACGGGGCGACGGCGATCGATTTTGCATACAGTATCCACACGGATCTGGGAAACCATATCGTCGGTTCCCGGATCAATGGCCGCTGGGCTCCGATCAAGACCGTGCTATCGTCCGGGGATATCGTCGAAATCATGACCTCTCCCTCCCAGACCCCGAGCAAGGACTGGCTGCGGTATGTGGCCACCCCCCGCGCAAGAGCCCGCATCCGTCATTGGCTCAAGGAGGAAGAAGATCGCCAGAGTGCCGAAATCGGAAAAAAAGCCCTGGAAGCGGAGTTCCGAAAAGTGCACAAGTCCCTGAGTGAATTTCTGAAGCCTCCACATCTGGAAACGGTTTTGTCTTTTTCGGATCTGCCTGTTCCGACGCTCGAGAATGTCTTTTCCCGGATCGGTTTTGGAAAAGTGACCCCTCAGAGCGTGCTTCGAAAACTGTTTCCTCTCCCGTTCGATACCACCCCAGCGCCTTCTCCCTCTGATCATGAGGTGTCTTCGTCGGATTATCCGATTGTCGTTCGCGGGGGAGGAAAGGATCTCCTGCTCGGTATTGCCCGGTGCTGCAGTCCTGTGCCCGGAGAAGAGATTGTGGGCTTTGTCACGCGGGGGAGGGGAATCATGATCCATTCCCGGGACTGTCCCAACCTCGATCATTTGTCCGTACAGAAGGAGAGGTTCATCGCCGCGACGTGGGATTCAGAGACCGGTTCCACATTTGAGGTCGACCTCCGGGTCCTGATGGAGGACAAACCCGGAATGCTGGCCGGAGTGTCGGCCGTCATTTCGGCAAAGGGAACCAATATCACCCATGCCGAAGTTCGTCAGGACAGGCGCAAGATGGCTGTTCTCAACTTCTCCCTGATGGTGCGGGACATGACGCATTTGCAGAGCATCATGGACGAGATACAGCAATTCAAGGGAGTGATTCGGGTTCAGAGGATCAAGAAGGCCACAACATTCTCTAAACATGAATCCGGAAAGGAAGAGTAG
- a CDS encoding formate dehydrogenase accessory protein FdhE: MALTREQQLAAHIRARPHLREIFQFQQKIEEIWHASTPDDFLPAVDLRDQTVRERHRAGRALLDRESFSRLEFSSSGTQFRKILTVMRQGGGEKEVLAQRISSYLRVSGRSEPWLIRTVLSRDDAYLDQVSREMEVPGPLLMHLIKLTLRISFERLHETLRTLLGGSLDWDFPLCPVCGGSPALGQALSEGRRRYFCFFCSFSWMSRPPEGCPACGLDDPDRVNLMYKHPEENQGFLACEGCQSYIKIVDQRSENEVLNPDIQEILGIHLDMAAQEMGFRPMGQPPERFETIIRPGYDTPRP, encoded by the coding sequence ATGGCGCTCACCAGAGAGCAGCAACTGGCTGCCCATATCCGGGCCCGGCCCCATTTAAGGGAGATTTTCCAGTTTCAGCAGAAAATTGAGGAAATCTGGCATGCCTCGACTCCGGATGATTTTTTGCCAGCCGTGGATTTGCGTGACCAGACGGTTCGCGAACGCCACCGTGCGGGAAGGGCACTTTTGGACAGGGAATCTTTTTCCCGCCTCGAGTTTTCCAGTTCGGGCACCCAGTTCCGAAAAATCCTCACGGTGATGCGACAGGGTGGGGGAGAGAAAGAGGTCCTTGCCCAGCGCATCTCTTCCTATCTTCGCGTGTCGGGAAGGAGCGAGCCTTGGCTGATCCGGACGGTCCTGTCCCGGGATGATGCGTATCTGGACCAGGTGTCCCGGGAAATGGAGGTACCAGGCCCCCTTCTGATGCATCTGATCAAGCTGACACTCCGGATTTCATTCGAGCGTTTGCATGAAACTCTGCGGACACTCCTGGGAGGAAGTCTGGACTGGGATTTTCCTCTCTGCCCTGTCTGTGGCGGATCTCCGGCCCTTGGCCAGGCGCTGTCCGAAGGACGGCGACGTTACTTCTGCTTCTTCTGCTCCTTTTCCTGGATGTCCCGTCCACCGGAGGGATGTCCTGCCTGTGGCCTCGACGATCCGGACAGGGTCAATCTCATGTACAAGCATCCGGAGGAGAATCAGGGTTTCCTGGCATGCGAAGGGTGCCAGTCCTACATCAAGATCGTGGATCAACGCTCGGAAAATGAAGTCCTTAACCCGGATATTCAGGAAATTCTGGGCATCCATCTGGACATGGCGGCCCAGGAAATGGGTTTTCGTCCGATGGGCCAGCCGCCGGAGCGCTTTGAGACGATCATCCGGCCGGGGTATGATACCCCCCGGCCCTGA
- a CDS encoding TetR/AcrR family transcriptional regulator has protein sequence MSADSCEKGQQRKREILSAALSCFAEEGYHATTNRKIACRAGITEGLIYHYFPNKKALLSEIIASNFQKDCSPLYRFLSGWEAERSKRKMPPDPEKFPDFLHDLGRTLLDSMDQNKDFHRIIVSEFRLLEEEGEPLYPKLLMELSIQRIVSLFEWWNGSLSLESFSPSRDVWFFTGPIFAFFHFQEILSGKKIFPIDRTDFLEGLIQHFLKGIGCQKTTSRTSASQKRTNS, from the coding sequence ATGTCGGCGGACAGTTGCGAAAAAGGCCAGCAAAGAAAACGGGAGATTTTGTCGGCGGCCCTCTCCTGTTTTGCGGAAGAGGGATATCATGCGACAACAAACCGAAAAATCGCCTGTCGGGCTGGAATCACGGAAGGCCTGATCTATCACTATTTTCCGAACAAGAAAGCCCTGCTTTCGGAAATCATCGCATCGAATTTCCAGAAGGACTGTTCTCCTCTCTACCGGTTTCTATCCGGATGGGAAGCAGAGCGATCGAAGAGGAAAATGCCTCCGGATCCGGAAAAGTTTCCCGATTTTCTGCATGACCTGGGACGGACCCTTCTGGATTCGATGGACCAGAACAAGGATTTTCACCGCATAATCGTGAGCGAATTCCGTTTGCTGGAAGAGGAAGGCGAACCTCTTTATCCCAAGCTTCTCATGGAACTCTCCATCCAGAGGATCGTCTCTCTCTTTGAATGGTGGAACGGTTCTCTTTCCCTGGAGTCCTTTTCGCCGTCGAGGGACGTGTGGTTTTTTACCGGTCCGATCTTTGCCTTTTTTCATTTTCAGGAGATCCTGTCGGGGAAAAAAATTTTTCCGATTGACAGGACAGACTTTCTGGAAGGTCTTATCCAGCATTTTCTCAAGGGGATTGGTTGTCAAAAGACAACATCCCGGACATCCGCATCTCAAAAAAGGACGAACTCATGA
- a CDS encoding multiheme c-type cytochrome, producing MKSGRLVYVLALVLIVSSGALGGLHAHANENSYFHRYVGDETCEVCHSSARIGDQFQIWKSSPHARAYRDLGSPEALSIARKMGIADPKNDMRCLSCHTTAAGTHLPQVISTFRKRDGVQCESCHGPGEDYAHFSTMIDPVKSRQAGLVDHPEKTCTTCHNPSSPTFHGFDYQQSLNEIRHPVPDAYRKDMRDAYGEAQK from the coding sequence ATGAAATCAGGTCGGCTGGTCTATGTTCTGGCACTTGTGCTGATTGTTTCATCGGGAGCGCTGGGTGGTCTTCATGCCCATGCCAATGAAAACTCCTATTTTCACCGGTATGTGGGGGATGAGACGTGCGAGGTCTGCCACTCCTCGGCCCGTATCGGAGACCAGTTTCAAATCTGGAAATCGTCCCCACACGCGCGGGCTTATCGTGATCTGGGCTCTCCGGAAGCTCTCTCGATCGCACGAAAGATGGGGATTGCCGATCCGAAGAATGACATGCGCTGTCTGTCCTGTCATACGACGGCCGCAGGAACGCATTTACCCCAGGTCATTTCCACGTTTCGTAAAAGAGATGGTGTCCAGTGTGAGTCCTGCCACGGGCCGGGGGAAGATTATGCCCATTTCAGCACAATGATCGATCCGGTCAAGAGCCGTCAGGCGGGACTTGTCGATCATCCCGAGAAGACCTGCACGACCTGTCATAACCCCTCTTCTCCGACGTTTCACGGGTTTGACTATCAGCAATCCCTGAACGAAATCCGTCATCCGGTTCCGGATGCCTACCGGAAAGACATGCGCGATGCCTATGGAGAGGCCCAGAAATGA
- a CDS encoding HlyD family secretion protein, translated as MTESNGKNGKNGFRSPKVWVPVIGLVVTLLIYGAYMRYNDFYVSTEDSAVDGNIILISANANGRVMEFPLNQGDPVVKGQELARIDTTGFQRLRQINESNQSAFKDLQNAISTEESLKVLLLNAESQYRRGIRLRKGGFITAQDLENLRTAVDDDRSRLLQAKKVVLSERMRLEITESHPLNYTVHSPIDGQVAERIAQIGEVVSPGQPLLSVVNPQDIWITAKVKETRMTNVRVGQPVDIDVDTYPERKFHGHVERILPVSAAAVSLLPPENASGTFVKVIQRIPVRIHVDDAGPYILRPGMSTEVRIHIRKGSPW; from the coding sequence ATGACAGAATCGAACGGGAAAAACGGGAAAAACGGCTTCAGAAGCCCGAAAGTGTGGGTTCCGGTGATCGGGCTTGTGGTGACTCTGCTGATCTATGGCGCCTACATGCGATACAACGACTTTTATGTATCCACGGAAGATTCCGCTGTGGACGGAAATATTATCCTGATTTCCGCCAACGCGAACGGACGTGTCATGGAGTTTCCCCTGAACCAGGGGGATCCTGTTGTCAAGGGGCAGGAGCTTGCGCGAATTGATACGACAGGATTCCAGCGCTTGAGACAGATCAACGAATCCAACCAGAGCGCATTCAAGGATCTTCAAAACGCGATTTCGACAGAGGAGTCTCTCAAGGTTCTTCTCCTGAACGCTGAATCCCAGTACCGGCGAGGAATCCGTCTTCGCAAGGGGGGATTTATCACCGCCCAGGATCTTGAAAATCTCCGGACTGCCGTGGATGACGACCGTTCAAGGCTTCTCCAGGCGAAAAAGGTTGTTCTGTCCGAACGGATGAGACTTGAAATCACCGAATCCCATCCCCTGAACTATACGGTTCATTCTCCGATCGACGGACAGGTTGCGGAGAGAATCGCGCAGATCGGTGAAGTCGTCTCTCCCGGCCAGCCGCTTCTGTCCGTTGTAAATCCGCAGGATATCTGGATTACAGCCAAAGTCAAGGAAACCCGGATGACGAACGTCCGGGTGGGGCAGCCCGTTGATATCGATGTGGATACTTACCCGGAGAGGAAGTTTCACGGTCATGTGGAACGGATTCTTCCGGTCTCCGCCGCCGCAGTCTCCCTTCTGCCTCCGGAAAACGCTTCCGGAACATTTGTGAAAGTCATTCAGCGGATTCCCGTCCGGATTCACGTCGATGATGCGGGACCCTATATTCTTCGCCCGGGCATGTCGACCGAAGTTCGTATCCACATCCGGAAAGGTTCGCCGTGGTAA
- a CDS encoding DHA2 family efflux MFS transporter permease subunit: MPESGSLVGDSPHYRWWALTVVMVGLFLPVLDTTIVNVGLPNMVGSLDTNTDEVRWVITAYAMAFAIVTLASAWTRTIFGVKRLYLISTFVFTFSSFLCGLSPNLNAMIFFRVLQAVGGGLMMPLGFTIITEAFRPEERAKAFGFFGVVIVLAPTIGPILGGYLIDNFNWRDIFFVNIPVGILSFALTFFFLRKDTAQTVVPFDFAGFISLGTSLAFLLVGLTEGQRWGWTARFVYECWLVSAVSFWIYLFTAFRVKHPIIDLTVFRDWDFSAIMVLNVLRAISLFGRMFLLPLFVQTFNRFPATDAGMLQLPASLIAGIFMPVMGHVSGIISDRGKRLIMLSGFILLASAQFMFAFLTQITSFYQILIPQLVFGLSLGMVNALLSSLPQNLVERKHIGLASTLQSNMLQIGGSIGVAILGNILDHRSASIYSEYQSHVTRGTYSVQEATQSLSSRLSEGGHLFFFPGRVQAELSSLVHTQASISGYNMTFIWAALFAAMGIPVILLMRRFSPRGQDSTQREGVIAE, translated from the coding sequence ATGCCGGAGTCCGGGAGTCTCGTCGGAGACTCCCCCCATTACAGATGGTGGGCCCTGACGGTCGTCATGGTGGGACTGTTCCTGCCGGTTCTGGACACCACGATTGTGAACGTCGGTCTTCCGAATATGGTCGGGAGCCTTGACACCAATACCGATGAAGTCCGCTGGGTCATTACCGCCTATGCGATGGCTTTTGCGATCGTGACGCTGGCAAGTGCCTGGACACGGACAATTTTCGGGGTCAAGCGTCTGTATCTGATTTCGACGTTTGTCTTTACGTTTTCCTCTTTTTTGTGCGGTCTCTCTCCGAACCTGAATGCCATGATCTTCTTCCGGGTCCTGCAGGCGGTCGGAGGAGGGCTGATGATGCCGCTCGGATTCACGATCATCACGGAGGCATTTCGTCCGGAGGAACGGGCCAAGGCATTCGGGTTCTTCGGAGTAGTCATCGTCCTTGCCCCGACGATTGGTCCGATCCTTGGCGGTTATCTGATTGACAATTTCAACTGGCGGGATATCTTCTTCGTGAATATTCCGGTCGGAATTCTCTCTTTTGCTCTGACGTTCTTCTTCCTGAGAAAAGACACGGCCCAGACGGTCGTTCCTTTCGATTTCGCCGGATTTATATCGCTGGGGACGAGTCTGGCCTTTCTTCTGGTGGGACTGACGGAGGGGCAACGATGGGGATGGACGGCCCGTTTTGTCTACGAGTGCTGGCTGGTGTCCGCGGTTTCTTTCTGGATCTATCTGTTCACCGCGTTCCGTGTCAAACATCCCATCATTGACCTGACCGTCTTTCGTGACTGGGATTTCTCTGCCATTATGGTTCTGAATGTCTTGCGGGCGATCAGCCTGTTTGGCCGGATGTTTCTGTTGCCTCTCTTTGTCCAGACCTTCAACCGGTTTCCGGCGACCGACGCCGGCATGCTGCAGCTTCCCGCTTCCCTGATTGCAGGGATTTTCATGCCGGTGATGGGTCATGTTTCGGGGATCATTTCCGACCGGGGAAAACGGCTGATCATGCTTTCCGGGTTCATCCTCCTGGCGTCGGCCCAGTTCATGTTTGCCTTTCTGACGCAAATTACGAGCTTCTACCAGATTCTGATTCCCCAGCTGGTTTTCGGATTGTCGCTGGGAATGGTCAACGCGCTTCTGTCGAGCCTGCCGCAGAATCTTGTCGAGCGAAAACACATCGGTCTGGCATCCACTCTTCAGAGCAACATGCTTCAGATCGGCGGGTCAATCGGAGTGGCGATTCTGGGAAACATCCTGGACCATCGTTCGGCTTCGATTTATTCGGAGTATCAATCCCATGTCACCCGGGGAACGTATTCTGTGCAAGAGGCCACGCAGAGCCTTTCTTCCAGATTGTCGGAAGGAGGACATCTGTTCTTTTTTCCCGGACGCGTGCAGGCGGAACTCTCCAGCCTTGTACACACACAGGCATCGATATCCGGCTATAACATGACGTTTATCTGGGCAGCCCTGTTTGCCGCAATGGGAATTCCGGTGATTCTGCTTATGCGGCGGTTTTCTCCCAGAGGCCAGGACAGCACTCAAAGAGAAGGGGTTATTGCGGAATGA
- a CDS encoding TolC family protein, with protein sequence MIKRWNQILSILMILAFLGGWTGISLAGKDEEGNADGAISLADVLSGTPISLPEALDEALSRRPALHDFQHQVEAQKDVVGEARSSYMPQLSASYQNIYGNSFLGVFLFPGFQYFDLDILTVTLNQNIYDFGRTSSQVKQARMAKNVAQSALNKEVLDLRQDVTVSYLTLLMAQHALKSAFSGVRDARHHLSEAEARLSAGVGIRLDVTQARVNLETALLQRIRAINDFRTAQIELSRSIGIKRNPHYVAREISLDRFKRAIRLEADIRLAYRQRPDLQQIEATVREGEARLANAKSQNWPSINGIGQYFMSSIPGQALGITYMPNYPFSTFNIGGVVNVPIFEGGLISHQVHEARSRLASTNDQLSEAKLRVAAEVREAALNVRAALQRWSEARTAFESARENDRLVEKSFKVGTARSVDVVDAETSLRQAREDLIQARYDWAIQMIRYRHSLGDMSMNLPVR encoded by the coding sequence ATGATAAAAAGATGGAATCAAATCCTCTCGATTCTGATGATACTTGCCTTCCTGGGTGGGTGGACAGGGATCAGCCTTGCCGGAAAGGACGAAGAGGGGAATGCCGACGGAGCGATTTCCCTGGCAGATGTTCTGTCCGGAACGCCGATTTCCCTTCCCGAAGCCCTGGATGAAGCGTTGTCCCGAAGACCGGCGCTGCACGATTTTCAGCATCAGGTCGAAGCCCAGAAAGACGTAGTGGGAGAAGCACGGTCCTCCTATATGCCCCAGCTTTCGGCCAGTTATCAGAATATCTACGGGAACAGCTTTCTGGGAGTGTTCCTTTTTCCGGGATTCCAGTATTTTGATCTCGATATTCTGACCGTCACCCTGAACCAGAACATCTATGACTTCGGGCGGACCTCCTCCCAGGTCAAGCAGGCCCGGATGGCCAAAAACGTTGCCCAGTCTGCCCTGAACAAGGAAGTTCTGGATCTCCGCCAGGATGTCACGGTGTCCTATCTGACGCTTCTGATGGCCCAGCATGCCCTGAAATCGGCTTTTTCCGGTGTCCGGGATGCGAGGCACCATTTGTCGGAGGCCGAAGCCAGGCTCTCCGCCGGAGTCGGGATCCGTCTGGATGTGACTCAGGCCCGGGTGAATCTGGAAACGGCCCTTCTTCAGAGGATCCGGGCGATAAATGACTTTCGGACGGCTCAGATAGAGCTTTCCCGGAGTATCGGGATCAAGAGAAATCCACATTATGTGGCCCGGGAGATTTCCCTGGACCGCTTCAAACGGGCGATCCGTCTTGAGGCGGATATTCGTCTAGCCTATCGCCAGCGTCCTGACCTTCAGCAGATCGAAGCCACGGTCCGGGAAGGCGAAGCCCGGCTTGCAAATGCCAAATCCCAGAATTGGCCGTCCATTAACGGGATCGGCCAGTATTTTATGTCCAGCATCCCGGGTCAGGCGCTGGGGATCACATACATGCCAAACTATCCTTTCTCCACCTTCAATATTGGCGGTGTGGTAAACGTCCCGATTTTTGAAGGAGGACTGATTTCCCATCAGGTTCACGAGGCCCGGTCCCGTCTGGCGTCGACGAACGACCAGCTGTCCGAAGCAAAACTCCGGGTGGCAGCCGAAGTGCGGGAAGCCGCTCTGAATGTTCGCGCGGCTCTGCAGCGATGGAGCGAAGCCCGGACAGCCTTTGAAAGCGCCCGGGAAAATGATCGTCTGGTCGAGAAATCGTTCAAGGTCGGAACTGCCCGTTCGGTCGATGTCGTCGATGCCGAGACCTCTCTCCGGCAGGCCCGGGAAGATCTGATCCAGGCCCGTTACGACTGGGCGATCCAGATGATCCGGTACCGGCACAGCCTGGGGGACATGTCGATGAACCTCCCGGTCCGTTGA